A DNA window from Halanaerobium saccharolyticum subsp. saccharolyticum DSM 6643 contains the following coding sequences:
- a CDS encoding response regulator transcription factor, with protein MEQILMVEDEKELARVTKDYFGSRGYLLKVINDGQEALDYLSLNLDSVKLLILDIMLPGVDGLTICEKVRQQSNIPIIILSARTGEEVRITGIELGADDYLEKPYSIKELFVRVKSQLRRAYELQLKLSKIRAANIVLDLGGRQLYLDDQPVNLAVKEFELLKILIQNKGRVVNKDKLFNQVWGIDSDSDFSTLTVHINKLREKIEKNPKKPELIKTVWGIGYRFEAES; from the coding sequence GTGGAACAGATACTGATGGTTGAAGATGAAAAGGAGCTGGCCCGAGTAACTAAAGATTATTTTGGCAGTCGTGGTTATTTATTAAAAGTAATTAATGATGGGCAGGAAGCACTAGATTATCTGAGTTTAAATTTAGACTCAGTAAAGCTGCTGATACTGGATATTATGCTGCCTGGAGTTGATGGTCTGACTATCTGTGAAAAAGTAAGGCAGCAGTCGAATATACCGATTATAATACTCAGTGCCCGTACAGGTGAGGAAGTTAGAATTACCGGGATTGAACTTGGAGCAGATGATTATTTAGAAAAACCATATTCAATTAAAGAATTATTTGTCAGGGTTAAATCCCAGTTGAGAAGAGCTTATGAACTGCAGCTTAAATTGAGTAAAATAAGAGCGGCTAATATTGTGCTTGATCTTGGCGGCAGACAGCTCTATCTTGATGATCAACCTGTAAATCTGGCAGTTAAAGAATTTGAATTACTAAAAATTTTGATCCAGAACAAAGGTCGGGTAGTAAATAAAGATAAACTTTTTAATCAAGTCTGGGGAATTGATAGTGATAGCGATTTTTCAACTTTGACAGTTCATATCAATAAATTGAGAGAAAAGATAGAAAAAAATCCTAAAAAACCAGAACTTATCAAAACAGTCTGGGGTATAGGTTACAGATTTGAGGCAGAATCATGA
- a CDS encoding ABC transporter permease, which yields MIYKIIKNDLLKKKMIMGAVFIFIMLSALLIAGGSRMLIDLNNSIVALFEKSSTAHFIQSHSGNLKQEEISNWSQENENVKNYHIAEMINIDGSEIFFNDGLSQSDTVMDLSFVKQNQDFDYLLNLDNQKIEVNDGEIAVPIYYLQRLDLKLGDSLKVEAAAGQYNFKITAFVRDVQMNPSIISSKRFVVSANDFEKLRSLGEKEYQIAFQLNNLNQLAQFRDQYSRSELPKKGPTIDYQLLKMANAVTDGLVAAVIILISLLLNLIALLCLRFIILLTLEEDYREIGVMKAIGIKSRMIKKIYFYKYLLLALTASMLGYILSLAFSRIFAKNIALYSGRPPQSLSQILIPLLAAFTVALFVIIFSLIILRRFKKISAVEAIRMGSRGNLNFSRSKFSLFKNKHLNSSVFLGLRDVILRYRLYAILFIVFILSTFIIIVPVNFLNTIQSADFISYMGVGKSDIIIDIRQSENIERRFREIINYLQADAEVERFAPYITSQYEIINQEGMAENLMIETGDFSIFELDYLAGGAPLLENEIALSYLIADQLNKKVGDKIGIIIDDKERQMLITGVYQDITDGGKTAKANINADLSSAAWYTINLDISGNISEKITEYKANFKDVKITDPEEYFQQTFKNTIDQLKLLTFSSLLIVVLITVLITSLFIKMLTAKDKSQIAVKKAIGISLKNIKLEYITKALFVLNLAIVLGTITANTLGEKIISAALTIVGAAEISFKINILQAYIMIPLLLIVIVSLTVLWSLKSTKDLSIADINLE from the coding sequence ATGATCTATAAAATTATTAAAAATGATCTTTTAAAGAAAAAAATGATTATGGGAGCAGTTTTTATATTTATAATGCTTTCAGCACTGCTGATAGCAGGTGGCTCAAGAATGTTAATTGACTTAAATAATTCTATTGTAGCTTTATTTGAAAAATCATCTACAGCTCATTTTATACAGTCGCATTCTGGTAATCTAAAGCAGGAAGAAATATCAAATTGGAGTCAGGAAAATGAAAATGTTAAAAATTATCATATTGCAGAAATGATAAATATCGATGGCTCTGAAATTTTTTTCAATGATGGCCTATCTCAAAGTGATACTGTAATGGATTTAAGTTTTGTTAAACAGAATCAGGATTTTGATTATCTGCTTAATTTAGATAATCAGAAAATAGAAGTGAATGATGGAGAAATTGCAGTTCCAATTTACTATCTGCAGCGCCTTGATCTGAAATTGGGAGACAGCTTAAAAGTAGAAGCGGCTGCAGGGCAGTATAACTTTAAAATAACTGCGTTTGTCAGAGATGTGCAGATGAACCCCTCAATAATCAGTTCTAAACGCTTTGTTGTCAGTGCTAATGATTTCGAAAAATTAAGGTCGCTGGGAGAAAAAGAATATCAGATTGCTTTTCAGCTCAATAATTTAAATCAGCTGGCTCAGTTTAGAGATCAATACAGCCGTTCTGAACTGCCAAAAAAAGGGCCGACAATCGATTATCAGCTTTTAAAAATGGCTAATGCAGTTACTGATGGTCTGGTTGCAGCAGTAATAATTTTGATTAGTTTATTACTTAACTTAATTGCTCTTTTATGTCTGCGCTTTATAATCCTTTTGACACTAGAAGAAGATTATAGAGAAATTGGAGTTATGAAAGCAATAGGAATCAAAAGTAGAATGATTAAGAAAATTTATTTTTATAAATATCTTTTGCTGGCACTAACAGCTTCCATGCTGGGATATATTTTATCTTTAGCTTTCAGCCGAATTTTTGCTAAAAATATTGCTCTTTATAGCGGCAGACCACCACAGAGTTTAAGTCAAATTTTGATTCCTCTGCTGGCAGCTTTTACAGTTGCTCTTTTTGTAATTATATTTTCTCTGATAATTCTCAGGAGATTCAAAAAAATATCAGCAGTAGAGGCAATTAGAATGGGAAGTAGAGGTAATTTAAATTTCAGCCGCAGCAAATTTTCACTATTTAAAAATAAGCATTTAAACAGCAGTGTTTTCTTAGGCTTAAGAGATGTAATTTTAAGATACAGGCTTTATGCAATTTTATTTATAGTCTTTATTCTAAGTACCTTTATAATTATAGTGCCGGTAAATTTTTTGAATACAATTCAGTCAGCAGATTTCATCAGTTATATGGGAGTTGGTAAAAGCGATATTATAATAGATATCAGACAGTCTGAGAATATAGAAAGACGTTTTAGAGAGATTATTAATTATCTGCAAGCTGATGCTGAGGTTGAGAGATTTGCTCCTTATATAACTTCCCAGTACGAAATAATAAATCAGGAAGGTATGGCAGAAAATTTAATGATTGAGACCGGAGATTTTTCAATTTTCGAACTTGATTATTTAGCGGGTGGAGCCCCTCTACTAGAAAACGAAATTGCGCTATCTTATCTGATAGCAGATCAGTTAAATAAAAAAGTTGGAGATAAAATAGGAATAATAATTGATGACAAAGAGCGCCAGATGCTGATTACAGGTGTTTATCAGGATATTACTGATGGTGGTAAAACTGCTAAGGCAAATATCAATGCTGATTTAAGCAGTGCTGCCTGGTATACTATCAATTTAGATATTAGTGGAAATATAAGCGAAAAAATTACAGAATATAAAGCGAATTTTAAAGACGTTAAAATAACAGATCCGGAGGAATATTTTCAGCAGACTTTTAAAAATACAATTGACCAGCTTAAATTGCTGACTTTTAGCTCCCTTTTGATTGTAGTTTTAATAACAGTTTTAATTACCTCACTTTTTATCAAAATGCTGACTGCCAAAGACAAATCACAGATAGCAGTGAAAAAAGCAATAGGAATTTCTTTAAAAAATATTAAATTAGAATATATAACAAAAGCATTATTTGTTTTAAATTTAGCTATAGTTTTGGGAACTATAACTGCAAATACTCTGGGAGAAAAAATAATAAGTGCTGCTTTAACAATTGTTGGTGCTGCTGAAATCAGTTTTAAGATAAATATTTTGCAGGCCTATATTATGATTCCACTGCTTTTGATTGTGATTGTAAGTCTGACTGTGCTTTGGAGCCTAAAATCAACAAAAGATTTAAGTATTGCCGATATTAATCTGGAATAA
- a CDS encoding MFS transporter yields the protein MENKNLFNKNFVLVILGQLISIFANSVLRFALPLYILDLTGSTAVFGIILAAAAVPPIIFSPLGGILADRCNRRNIMVSLDFLTAIIIGIFAFLIMQESAVIVITILMILFAVIQAFYQPAVQASIPVIVSKSNLEEANGIVSLVNAISSLMGPVVAGVLYSIFSIQDLMFTAVLLFMLAAVMELFIYINFEREKSRQGIFEIISSDLSLSLKFIREDNPIMLKVMFITAAMNLFLTSMILVGLPAMIKIALGLSSQLYGFAEATMAAGMIAGALAAGSLGKKVGAPDSYKFLALAAFGLLPIAAVFSFNFTPMLIYYVILISTFIMSSAITVFTVIMMSFIQRQTPDHLIGKVISYILVISQCTLPFGQAIYGFVFEHFSYSINVIVFLTAIFSILTAFYSKNIFSKFIESKFSVVYQN from the coding sequence ATGGAAAATAAGAACCTTTTTAATAAAAATTTTGTACTTGTAATTTTGGGACAGTTGATTTCAATCTTTGCCAATTCAGTTTTGCGTTTTGCCCTGCCACTATATATTTTAGATCTAACAGGTTCCACAGCAGTTTTTGGGATTATTCTGGCTGCAGCAGCAGTGCCACCTATAATTTTTTCACCTTTAGGTGGGATTCTGGCAGATAGATGCAACCGCAGAAATATAATGGTTTCACTTGATTTTTTAACAGCGATAATTATAGGTATTTTTGCTTTTTTAATTATGCAGGAGTCAGCAGTAATAGTGATTACAATTTTAATGATTCTCTTTGCTGTAATCCAAGCTTTTTATCAGCCGGCAGTGCAGGCCAGCATTCCGGTTATAGTTTCTAAATCTAATTTAGAAGAAGCAAATGGGATAGTCAGCCTGGTTAATGCCATTTCCAGTCTGATGGGACCGGTGGTGGCTGGAGTTCTTTATTCAATTTTTAGTATTCAGGATTTAATGTTTACAGCTGTCTTATTATTTATGCTGGCTGCAGTAATGGAATTATTTATTTATATTAACTTTGAGCGGGAAAAGAGCAGGCAGGGGATTTTTGAAATTATCAGTTCTGATCTGAGCCTGAGTTTAAAATTTATTCGCGAGGATAATCCAATTATGTTGAAAGTTATGTTTATCACTGCTGCCATGAATTTATTTTTAACCTCAATGATTTTAGTTGGACTGCCGGCTATGATCAAAATTGCTCTGGGTCTAAGCAGTCAGCTTTATGGTTTTGCAGAAGCAACAATGGCAGCTGGCATGATAGCAGGAGCTCTGGCTGCAGGTTCTTTAGGCAAAAAGGTGGGGGCCCCTGATTCATATAAATTTTTAGCTCTGGCAGCTTTTGGACTGCTGCCTATTGCCGCTGTATTTTCTTTTAATTTTACTCCAATGCTGATCTATTATGTAATTTTAATCAGTACTTTTATAATGTCTTCAGCAATAACTGTTTTTACTGTAATTATGATGTCTTTTATCCAGCGGCAGACTCCAGATCATTTAATAGGCAAGGTCATCTCCTATATTCTGGTTATCAGTCAGTGTACACTGCCCTTTGGTCAGGCAATCTATGGTTTTGTATTCGAACACTTTAGCTATTCGATTAATGTAATTGTTTTTCTGACAGCTATTTTTAGTATTTTGACAGCTTTTTATTCCAAAAATATTTTTTCGAAATTTATCGAATCTAAATTTTCAGTTGTTTACCAAAATTAA
- a CDS encoding ABC transporter ATP-binding protein, with protein sequence MENILEAKNLSKTYLLDRRQQHVLKNINLKVKKGEFLTVMGPSGSGKSTLLYNISGMDKMTAGEVVFTGEKLSQLSQAQLAEIRLKKMGFVFQQINLLKNLGIMDNIIISAYMAGDEKREKIKERAYQLMKKTGIIELAENEITQVSGGQLQRAAICRALINQPQILFADEPTGALNSSAAEVVMSVLQKINQEGTTIMMVTHDVKVAAQSQRILYMIDGNIEGEYNLDKFNENSELKERESTLSKWLINMGF encoded by the coding sequence ATGGAAAATATACTGGAAGCTAAAAATCTTTCTAAGACCTATCTTTTGGATAGAAGACAGCAGCATGTACTTAAAAACATTAATCTTAAAGTAAAAAAAGGGGAATTTCTAACTGTTATGGGACCTTCAGGTTCTGGAAAAAGTACTCTGCTTTATAATATCAGTGGGATGGATAAAATGACAGCTGGTGAGGTAGTTTTTACAGGGGAAAAATTGAGTCAGCTCAGTCAAGCTCAGCTGGCAGAAATTAGATTAAAAAAAATGGGTTTTGTTTTTCAACAGATAAATCTGCTTAAAAATTTAGGGATAATGGATAATATTATTATCTCCGCTTATATGGCAGGAGACGAAAAAAGAGAAAAGATTAAAGAGAGGGCCTATCAACTAATGAAAAAGACAGGGATTATTGAACTGGCAGAAAATGAAATCACTCAGGTATCTGGGGGACAGCTGCAGCGGGCAGCAATCTGCAGGGCTTTAATTAATCAGCCGCAGATTCTTTTTGCAGATGAACCAACAGGTGCTCTAAACTCCAGTGCAGCTGAAGTTGTAATGTCAGTCCTGCAGAAAATAAATCAGGAAGGAACTACAATTATGATGGTCACTCATGATGTTAAGGTGGCAGCTCAGAGTCAAAGAATACTTTATATGATTGACGGGAATATTGAAGGGGAGTATAATTTAGATAAGTTCAATGAAAATTCTGAGTTAAAGGAAAGAGAAAGCACTTTATCGAAGTGGCTTATAAATATGGGATTTTAA
- a CDS encoding sensor histidine kinase translates to MKKIIMISLILWILSLFLLYFTVNQAELQSQDYLVNINRIQNWVETQELENLNRELELSDFSSEELGNITAVKIIDLKNLNQNTAQEFLAVELDDYRYLYRYLAGKEQLVRYQLQLNENSSFINFIYAGLLLTLIFSFFLSFYYKNEKEIIVPLKNASELPEKMALGQLKSLKIKTKNKYLKKLSWGLDMLQEKLKAEKEKNYQLEKDHKTMVAGLAHDIRTPLSTIKNYAIALEEEVYTEAEAIKRALKIIISRTDEIERLSRKLIKSSEKDLEFDSFEAENQELYLNEIHSKLINIISEKTERLPLKFEAESPPENLLLKADLNLLDQLFNNIVDNAIKYGDLKKLNLSYSSEDYYQLLELENTGTHIPEKELKHIFNSYYRGSNAEAESGFGLGLFISKKIMTSLKGDIYAQNTAEGVKIVLVFKIA, encoded by the coding sequence ATGAAAAAAATAATTATGATCAGCCTTATATTATGGATACTTTCCTTATTTCTTCTTTATTTTACAGTCAATCAAGCGGAGCTTCAGAGCCAGGATTATCTGGTAAATATCAATAGAATTCAGAACTGGGTTGAGACTCAAGAACTGGAAAATCTAAACCGAGAGCTTGAGCTTTCAGATTTTAGTTCAGAAGAACTTGGAAATATAACTGCAGTAAAAATTATAGATCTAAAAAATTTAAATCAGAATACAGCCCAGGAATTTTTAGCAGTAGAATTAGATGATTATCGTTATCTTTATAGATATTTGGCTGGGAAAGAGCAGCTGGTTAGATATCAGCTTCAGCTAAATGAAAATTCTTCTTTCATTAATTTTATTTATGCTGGCTTACTGCTGACTTTAATTTTTAGCTTTTTTCTAAGTTTTTATTATAAAAATGAAAAAGAAATAATTGTACCACTTAAAAATGCTTCAGAACTGCCGGAAAAAATGGCCTTAGGACAGCTAAAATCACTTAAGATTAAGACTAAAAATAAGTATTTAAAAAAACTTAGCTGGGGTCTCGATATGCTGCAGGAAAAATTAAAAGCAGAAAAAGAAAAAAATTATCAGCTTGAAAAAGACCACAAAACAATGGTGGCTGGTCTGGCACATGATATTAGAACTCCACTCAGTACTATAAAAAACTATGCCATAGCTCTGGAAGAAGAAGTTTACACAGAAGCAGAAGCTATTAAAAGAGCCTTAAAAATTATAATCTCAAGAACTGATGAAATAGAAAGACTGAGCCGGAAATTAATTAAATCCTCAGAAAAAGATTTAGAATTTGATAGTTTTGAAGCTGAAAATCAGGAGCTTTACTTAAACGAGATTCATTCTAAACTGATTAATATTATTTCTGAAAAAACAGAAAGGCTGCCTCTTAAATTTGAGGCGGAAAGTCCACCAGAAAATCTACTTTTAAAGGCAGATCTTAATTTGCTCGATCAGCTCTTTAACAATATTGTAGATAATGCAATTAAATATGGTGATTTAAAAAAATTAAATCTAAGTTATAGTTCGGAAGATTACTATCAGCTTTTAGAACTAGAGAATACAGGAACTCATATTCCTGAAAAAGAGTTAAAACATATATTTAACAGCTATTACCGGGGCTCAAATGCTGAGGCTGAGTCTGGTTTTGGACTGGGGCTCTTTATTTCTAAAAAAATCATGACTTCTTTAAAGGGAGATATTTATGCTCAAAATACTGCTGAAGGTGTTAAAATAGTTCTGGTCTTTAAAATAGCCTAA